Part of the Bacteroidales bacterium genome, TCACTCGAATCGGGTGTCGGCGAAATGATCTCTATCGGGAAAAGCCATCTCTTTTTTGATAAAGTGGATACATTTGAAAAAATTCAACAAAAAATTAACCTTCTGACAGCAAAAGACCTTCAGGATGTGGCCAATGAAATTTTTATTCAGGATAAATTCAGCACGTTGACTTATCTGCCCAAACAACCATAATAATCCCATCTCAAAATCTTTGTTATGATACAACCCATTCACCCTGACTTCGAAACCTATGCTGAACAATATACTTCAGAGGAGCCCGATTATCTGAAAGAGCTTTATCGTGAAACCAACCTGAAAACAATGTACCCACGTATGATGTCAGGTCATCTGCAGGGGCAGTTTCTGAAAATGATCAGCCAGTTGATGTATCCCCGTCGCACTCTCGAAATCGGAACATTTACCGGTTATTCCGGAATATGCCTTGCCCAGGGTCTTGCTCCGGACGGACTGCTGCACACCATTGACAGCAATCCCGAATCGGTGGCCATCGGGAAGAAATACTTTGAAAAAGCCGGAGTAAAAGACAAAATCATTTCTCATATCGGAAATGCGATGACCGTCATCCCTGGGATGGATGAAGTTTTTGATTTGGTTTTCATTGATGCAGACAAGGAAAATTACCTTAATTATTACCAGCTTGTTTTCGAAAAAGTCAGAACCGGCGGAATAATCCTGGCCGACAATGCTTTCTGGGATGGCAAAGTGCTCGACGAACAGCATGCCGATCATGAAACGAAGGGGATTATTGAGTTCAACCGCTTTATCAAGCGGGACAAGCGGGTTGAACATCTGCTGCTGACGCTCAGGGACGGGTTGATGATGATCAGGAAAAAATGAGATTTTTAATGGAACATCTCAACAAGACTGTTTTCAACTGATTGTTGCTAAAGCTATTTCAACTAACCAGTGATTTCTCCGGTTTTTTCACAAATACAAAAAGTCGCTGGACTGTTCTGAATGCCATCAAAGCCAGCAGTGGCATGATATCAAGTGGCAGTTGCTGAGGCATCCTGTTCCAGGTTACAAGGCAGAAAAAAATCAAAGTAGCATAAACAACAAGGTAAACGGTAGCTAATTTCTTCCAGCCCGAAACCAATGCAATCACAAAAATCAGGTTCAATGGATTTGCCCAAAGAATATTCATATTCGATTGGAACGATGGGTGATCGCTGAACAACCGGAGAAAAAGAAACAAAAGTCCAAGAATTCCCGTAACTGTAAAAATGAACAGATCAAATCGATCGGAAGTTTGCCTTGTAGTTTTTAATAACAGAATCTCCGCAACATACAGTACAAGCAAAAGCCAGAAAAAAACCATCGGACCTGCAAAATCACCAGGTCTTTCAAATGTTTCCTTACCCTGAAACAGTAACTTCGACTCCCCTACCCAATCGGTTTTGGCCAGCCCATTCATCAGATTGGCCGGCAAAAAATAGCTTTGATAGTTGGAAATTTTTATATCTGATTGTTTCCCAAGAAGGAGGTTAATACCCAACGACAGCCATGGATCGTGATGAATATATTGGCGTAGCTCTTGTCGAAAAGTCGAACCGGATGGGTGGTTGAAGAGGTCATCATATCCCTGATCGCCTGCTTGAGCATACAACAGCCCGAGTACCCGTGTCGTGCAGTTATCCTCAAAGAAATCGTACAGGTAACCCCTGTTTTCGGTCAATGAATTCATTTCCAACGAGTCATAAATCCGATTGAGTAATCCCGTGTCAAACGTGAGCACCTGCTCATAAATACTTCGGTTTTCTGAAGTGTACTCTT contains:
- a CDS encoding class I SAM-dependent methyltransferase translates to MIQPIHPDFETYAEQYTSEEPDYLKELYRETNLKTMYPRMMSGHLQGQFLKMISQLMYPRRTLEIGTFTGYSGICLAQGLAPDGLLHTIDSNPESVAIGKKYFEKAGVKDKIISHIGNAMTVIPGMDEVFDLVFIDADKENYLNYYQLVFEKVRTGGIILADNAFWDGKVLDEQHADHETKGIIEFNRFIKRDKRVEHLLLTLRDGLMMIRKK
- a CDS encoding DUF4105 domain-containing protein codes for the protein MSLLKSLNSLSRRLIFLLVAFLYCSPAIFAQQLSDQAKISILTCGQGEDLYAIFGHTAIRIVDPLNRFDKVYNYGTFDFSQSHFYLRFLMGNLEYALTVTDFDDFLEEYTSENRSIYEQVLTFDTGLLNRIYDSLEMNSLTENRGYLYDFFEDNCTTRVLGLLYAQAGDQGYDDLFNHPSGSTFRQELRQYIHHDPWLSLGINLLLGKQSDIKISNYQSYFLPANLMNGLAKTDWVGESKLLFQGKETFERPGDFAGPMVFFWLLLVLYVAEILLLKTTRQTSDRFDLFIFTVTGILGLLFLFLRLFSDHPSFQSNMNILWANPLNLIFVIALVSGWKKLATVYLVVYATLIFFCLVTWNRMPQQLPLDIMPLLALMAFRTVQRLFVFVKKPEKSLVS